The nucleotide sequence CCGTAGCCAGCATTTCCCAGGCAACCGTGGCATAACGCCCTTCATCCGGCAGCATCAAAGGCCTGATCCAGGCGGTGCAGCACAAGCACAAGGCAATGAGCAGCAAGACTCTCCCCTTGCTCGCAAACAGTGCCTGATAAAACTTGGTCATTCTTCACCTCGCATCGACGAGACGAGGAGCAGTCATGACCATGCACCGGCCACAGAGCATTCGGTATTCAGCAACTCTGCCCTCGTCAATATGAGGCGCAGTATTCACACCGTGTCTGAAAAGAAGCTGAACGGGCAAAGCACGGAAAACTTTGCTGGTTTGAAAATTTCAGAAAACAAAAAAGCCCAAGAACAGATGAATCATGTCTTGGGCTTTTCAAAGACACACCAGTACCTTCAGGCTGGTGTCTTGGGCTGCCGCCACCACTGCGGCCCCTCGCTTTGCACAATGCCCTGGCCCTGCACTTGCTGCAACTGTGTAGAGCCTACGCACTGGGGTGCTATCTCAGCCAGCGGCACCAGCACAAAAGCGCGTTCCCACATGCGGGGATGAGGAACGGTCAGCTCTGCGGCATCAGACTGCCAGCCTCCCCACAGCTCAATATCCAGGTCCAGCGTACGCGGCGCATTGCGGTAAGGGCGCTCGCGCCCGGCCTGCAATTCAATGGCCTGCAGCGCGTGAAGAAACTCCAGCGGCTTCTGCTGCGTCTGCACCAGCGCCACGGCATTCAGATAATCAGGCCCAGATGAGTCTATGGGGCTGGTGCTGTAGAGCGAGGACACATCCAGCAACTGCCCCCCTGGCAGCGCCGCAATCGTCTGCACCGCCCAGGCCAGAGTGCCACGCGCATCGCCCAGATTGGCTCCCAGGCCAATAGCCACCACATTGGCAGCCAGGGCAGCAGCGTGATTACTCATTGCCGCCAGCAGCCGGCGCACCACCTGCAGCGGGCTTGCGGCGGCGACGGCGGCGCTTCTTGGGAGCTTCGCCACCTTCCGCCTCACCAGCGACCTGATCCAGTGGGCTGCTGTCGCCCTCGGCTTCCGCCTTTTTCTTGGCGACACGGTGTACTTTGGGTGCCGCCTGCTGCTGGCTGCGCTGGCGAGCCCGCTGCTCATCCCGCGCCTGGGCAATCAGATCATCGCGGCGGGCATCGTCGGCCTGCGAGAACTCCTGCCACCAGCTGGCCATGCTTTCCTCCACCTCACCAATGTCGGCACGCAGGCGCATGAAGTCAAAGCCTGCGCGAAAGCGCGGCTGGGCCACCATGGAATAAGGCGTGGCACCGGTGCGCTTTTCAAAGCGCGGCTGCATGACCCAGATCTCGCGCATATCGGCTGCCAGCTTGCCACGGCCCGAAACATCGCCAATGCGCTGGTCAAACACCTCGTCAATCGACTCCTGCAGCGCGGGGAAGGGGTGATAGCCCTTGCCCAGACGCTTTTCCCAGCCAGCTTTCACGTCCTGCCACAGCACGCAGGCCAGTAAAAAGCTGGGCGCCACGGGCTTGCCTTCGGCTACACGGCGGTCGGTATCCATCAGCGCGGCCTGCACAAACGGATGGTCAGCGCGCTCCATCACCACATCCAGCAGCGGATAGATGCCGCGCGACAGGCCCAGCTCCTGCAGTTGCTTGACCGACGCAATGGCGTGCCCGGTCTGCAGCAGCTTGAGCATTTCGTCAAACAGGCGGCTTTGCGGCACTTCATGCAGCAAAGGTTCGCACTCCACCAGCGGCTTGGCTGTCTTGGCTTCCAGCTTGAAGCCTTTTTCATGCAGTTTGGCCGCAAAACGCACAGCGCGGATGATGCGCACCGGGTCCTCGCGGTAGCGAGTGGCCGGGTCGCCAATCATGCGCAGCACCTTTTTCTTGGCGTCTGCAATACCGCCGTGATAGTCGACCACGATTTGCGTCTCGGGGTCGTAATACATGGCGTTGATGGTGAAGTCACGGCGCGTGGCATCCTGATCCTGCGGGCCCCAGACGTTGTCGCGCAGCACGCGGCCGCTGGCATCCACGGCATGCTTCATGCCGGCCAACTGGGCCTTGCTGGTGCGTTCATTGCCGCTGACCTGCTCTGCCGCGCTGTTATCCAGAAAAGCACGGAAGGTAGAGACTTCGATGACTTCGTTTTCGCGGCCACGGCCATAGACCACGTGCACGATGCGAAAGCGCTTGCCAATGATGAAGGCACGGCGAAACAGGTTCTTGACCTGCTCGGGCGTGGCGTTGGTCGCCACGTCAAAGTCCTTGGGACGCAGGCCCAGCAGCAGATCGCGCACGGCGCCGCCCACGATATAGGCCTCAAAGCCCGAGCGCTTCAGGGTCTGCACCACGTCGATGGCGCGGCGATCCACCAGATTCGGGTCAATGCCGTGCACCTGCACTGCCACTTCATCACGTTTGCCGAACTTGGGCTTGCGCGAGCGGGGGGCTGCGGGCGCCTTGCCCAGCAGCTTGTCAATAATGTTCTTGATCATGGTGCTTCGCTAAATAGGTCCACGATGCGCCAGCCGCGTTCCTCGGCCAGGGCACGCAAGCGCGCATCGGGGTTGGTGGCCACCGGGTGATCCACTTTTTCAAGCAGGGGCACATCGTTCATGGAGTCGCTGTAGAAGGTCGCTTCCACATCCTCCCAGCGCAGGCCCTGGGCGTTCAGCCACTCGGTCATGCGCACGACTTTGCCCTCGCGCATATTGGGAATGCCTGCAATCTCACCAGTAAACCAGCCACTGGCATCTCGCGCCAGCTCCGTCGCCAGCAAATGCTGCACGCCGAAAGCCCTGGCAATGGGCGCCGTCACAAACTCATTGGTCGCCGAGGTGATGACCACGGTATCTCCTGCATCCAGATGCTTTTGCACCAGCTCGATGGCGGCAGGCTTCATCGCAGGGCGAATGACCTCATCCATGAAACGCTGGTGCGCGGCTGCAGATTCCGCCTCGCCACGCTCAACCACGGCTGCCGTGGCAAAGCGCACGTAATCGGGGATATTGAGCTGGCCTGCCTGGTAATCGGCAAAGAAAGCATCGTTTTGACGACCAAAAGCTTCGCGGTCGCACCAGCCAATGGCGATGGAGAACTCGCCCCAGCCGTGGTCAGAGTCCAGCGGCAGCAGCGTATGGTCCAGGTCAAACAGCGCCAGCTTTGGCTTGTTTGGCGATTCAGAAGAAGTCGACATGCAAATCCAACAAAAAGTGCTGTGGCATGGCCATAGCAGGGAGTGAGGCGCTCGGCTTCACTCGGTTTCCAGCATGGTCTTGAGCAGCGGAATAGTGATTGCTCGCTTGTTGCGCAGTGCAAAGCCGTCCAGCATGTCCAGCAATTGCATCAGACTGCCCAGGTCACGCGAAAAGCGCCTGAGCATATAGTCCATCACTTCGTCGCTCAGGAACACGCCACGGGCATCGGCTTCCTGACGTAGCACGGCACGGCGTGCCGATTCGTCCAGCAGATGCAGTTGAAAGACATGGCCCCAGCCCAGGCGGGTGCGCAGGTCTTCACGCAGCTTGAGGTCCGCCACAGGCAACTGCCCCGCAGCCAGCACCCAGCGCGGCAGGCCGGTGGCGGGACTGGTGGCATTGACGAACCAGTTAAAGGCGCGTGCTTGCTGAAACGGCGTGTAGATGTCCACATCGTCCATCAGCACAGCCACCCAGCGCTCGTCAAACTCTGGCGGGAATGGGGTCGAAGCATCCATCCAGCCGACCATGGCCCCCTGCTCACGCAAGGCTTCACGAACGGCTTTGAGCAAATGGGTCTTTCCAGAACCCGCCTCACCCCACAGATAAGTGGGCACTGGCGTTCTGGTTTGCCGAGCCTGACCATCGCCCACCCAGTGACGCAGATGGTCAATCAGGGCTGCATTGGGGCCGACAAAGAACCGCGACAGCGTCGGGCCGGGCGCCATGCTGATATCCAGAGCCAGCTGCTTCATCTGCGACATATGCGCAGCGCCCCCTTTCCTGGGTGCTCAACAGCCCATGCGGCGAAATCTGGCAGGAGATTCATCAGCATCAATGTGGAAGATACAAAGCCCGGACGCGCGTTCAGATCAGGCCTTGCAGGAATGCAGCAGCGCGATCACTCGGTAACAAAAGCGCTAATTTTAGTCTGCAGTGGCGGCCTTCGGCCCCGTCATGGATGATTTTGCCTACTGCTGATGTTGCAGGCAGGCCATGATTGCCCTGCAAAACCCTTTGTTCCGAGGCAAGCACGCCCGCTGGACGGATGGGGGCCGTAGAATCCCGGGGTTTCCCGCCCATGCTGGGCGCACCCTGCACCGGATCCATCGATGAGCTCTTCTGCATCCTCCTCTACTCCCATTTCCTACAAAGACGCTGGCGTTGATATCGACGCGGGCGACGCCCTGGTCGAGCGCATCAAGCCGCTGGCCAAGAAAACCATGCGCGAAGGCGTGATGGCCGGTATCGGTGGTTTTGGCGCACTGTTTGAAGTGCCCAAGCGCTACAAGGAGCCCGTGCTGGTTTCCGGCACCGACGGCGTGGGCACCAAGCTCAAGCTGGCGTTTGAATGGAATATGCACGACACCGTGGGCATCGATCTGGTGGCCATGAGCGTCAACGACGTGCTGGTGCAAGGCGCCGAGCCCCTGTTCTTCCTGGACTACTTCGCTTGCGGCAAGCTGCATGTGGACACGGCTGCTGCCGTGGTGGGCGGCATTGCCAAGGGCTGCGAGCTGTCTGGCTGCGCACTGATCGGCGGCGAAACCGCTGAAATGCCCGGCATGTACCCCGATGGCGAATACGACCTGGCAGGCTTTGCCGTTGGCGCCGTGGAAAAGTCCAAGATTCTGACCGGCCAGAACGTCAAGCCTGGCGACGTGGTGCTGGGTCTGGCCTCGCACGGCGTGCACTCCAACGGCTTCTCGCTGGTGCGCAAGTGCATCGACCGCGCTGAAGCCAATGGCACGATTCCCGCCACTCTGGATGGCAAGCCTTTCAAGGCCGCCATCATGGAACCCACACGTCTGTACGTGAAAAACGTGCTGACCGCGCTGGAAAAGCACCCCATCAAGGCGCTGGCCCACATCACCGGTGGTGGCCTGCTGGAAAACATTCCTCGCGTACTGCCCGAAGGCACTGCCGCTCACCTCAAGGCCGGTAGCTGGCCCCAGACCGAGCTGTTTGCCTGGCTGCAAAAGACAGCGGGCATTGACGATATCGAAATGAACCGCACGTTCAACAACGGTATCGGCATGGTGGTCGTAGTGGCTGCAGAAGATGCCGCCGCCACAGCCGCCACACTGGCCGAACTGGGCGAAAAGGTCTACACCATTGGCGCGATCACCGAAATCGGCTCTGGCAAACCGGTTGAAGTGCGCTAATCTAGCCACTTATCGCATTCGCTCTTTTCAGCTTGCATGACGCAGCACCTGCCCGCTCCCATCGCCCCCCAGCCCCCAGCCCCTTCCAGCAAGGTCATTCTGGCGAGCTATTTACTGATGGCAGCGGCGCTGCTGCTGGTCATGCACCAGGGGATTCTTCCCGGCCTGCTCTGCGTCTGCGTCGGCTTTTTGCTGACCCGTGCGCTGACCAGGCTGCTGAGCCGCGCTGACAAGCGCCCCCGCCCAACGGCTGTGTTACCGCGCTGGGCACAGGTGGTTGCCACCACCATCATCATTCTGGCGCCGCTGGCCTTGCTCAGTGGCGCGCTGTCCCATACCCGCGCCTACATCACGGAAGCTCCTGCTCAGTACAAGGAACTGCTGGACTACCTTTCCAGCACAGTGCTGGAACTGCGCGACAAACTGCCTGCCGACATGGCAGCCCAGTTGCCCGAAGGCTCTCAGGAAATTCAGCGGCTGCTGTCCCACTATCTGGCAACCAAGGCCGGCATATTGGCCAATGCAGGCCGCACCTGGCTGACGGGCCTGCTCTACGCCTATGTGGGCATCATCATTGGTGCGCTGGCGGCTGTGCGCCCTATTTCCCTGCGTCGCCCCCCGCTGGTGGCCGCGCTGAATCAGCGCATTCTGTATTTTGGCGAGGCCTTCCGCCAGATCGTCGCAGCCCAGTTCTGGATTGCCGCGTTCAATACCGCACTCACCGCCATCTTCCTGCTGCTGGTGCTGCCCATCTGGGATCTGAGCCTGCCCTATACCCCGGCACTGATTACGCTGACTTTTTTTGCCGGCCTGATTCCCATCGTCGGCAATCTGCTGTGCAACACAGTGCTGACCATTGTGGGCCTGTCTGTCTCGCCCGTCGCAGCCGCCGCTTGCCTGGCGTTTCTGATCCTGATCCACAAGGCCGAATACGTCATCAACGCCAAGGTGGTTGGCACGCGCACCCATATGGGCGTGTGGGAACTACTGGCCGTGATGTTTGTGGCCGAATCTGTCTTTGGCCCCGCCGGTCTGGTGGCTGCACCGCTGTTTTACGCCTACCTCAAGAAAGAACTGGAAGCCGTCAAGCTGGTGTGAGCGGCCCAAGCCCTCAAAACCTATAGCACCTTACGCAAATTGTTCATGGTTTTTTCCAGAAAACCATATTCAGAATCAGGTGCAACCAGCGCATAGCGCTCCAGATCGGAGAGCGCCCTGTCATTGATGCCCGCCTGCGCATAGGCCAGACCTCGCTCGCGCAGCAGCTCTGACTTCGCGGGCTGCAGCAGCATCAGACGGTTGATGACTGCCACCAGCATGTCCCAGTCGCGCTGGGACTGGTGAATTTCCTGCAGATTGCGCAGCATGCGCTCCACAATGTCACGCGGGCTGGCGGCCTGCAGATACAGTCCCAGTGGCGCTGCCTCATCAGCAGAGATACCCGCCTGATCGAGAAAAGGCTGCAGACGTTCGGCCAGCGCATTGGCCGAATGCGACTCCCCCGTCAAAGGATCCAGCACCACCTGCCCCTGCGGCAGCAGCGCCTTGACCATGAAGTGCCCCGGAAAACTGATGCCTTCCACCGCCAGACCCAGACTGCTGGCCAGCTCCAGCCAGATCAGCGCCACGCTGATGGGAATGCCCCGCCGCGTGTTGAGCACATGGTGGATGTAGCTATTGCCCGGGTCGTAGTAGTTGTTGAGATTGCCCGCAAAGCCCAGCTCGCCATAAAAGAATTTATTGAGGGCGCTGAGCTGGCGCAACGGGTCTGTCTCGCCCGACAGGCGCTGCTTCAGCCGCACCTGCAGGCGGTCCAGCTCGGCCATCACGGCCTGCAGATCAAGGCCTGGGGCCGCATCCTGGGCAATGCTGATGGCGGCCTCGGTCAGCGCAAAGTTTTCATCACTCTGAACCAGAGAGGCAAAGTACTGCAGGGCGGTGGGGTGCTCGTCAATCGTCCAACTCATAAGCGGCTTTGTAAGCCGCCTGCGCCGTAATGACAAGCGAAATACCCCTGATGCGTAGGCAGAACCTGCGCTAGCCGCTCATTTTTTTGAGTGAAACCGTGCTTTTAGCGGCGCAGCAACTGGCGAAGATTCAAGCCCGAGAGCCGCAGCACGCCAAAGTACAGCACAGCCGCCCCCGCCATCATGGCGGCCAGCAGGCCCGCGCGCAGCAGGCTCTGGCTGCGCAGGCCCACCCAGTCAAAGTGCTGGCTGCCCCACAGCAGCAGCACAGCAAGCAGCACACTGGCCGCCAGCACCTGCACGATGAACTTGAGCCAGCCCGGCTGGGGCTGGTAGACGCCACGGCGCAGCAGCCCAGTCAGCAGCCAAGTCGCATTGACCAGCGCCGCCAGACCAATCGACAGCGCCAGGCCTGTGTGCTTGAGCCAGGGCACCAGCACCAGATTCAGCAACTGCGTGATGACCAGCACCACGATAGCGATCTTGACGGGTGTGCGAATGTCCTGGCTGGCGTAATAGCCAGGGGCCAACACCTTGATGGCCACCAGGCCCAGCAGGCCTGCGCCATAGCCCATCAGCGCCAGCGAGATCTGGCCCACATCGCTGTCATGCAGGGCACCGCGGTGGAACAGCGTGGCCACCAGCGGCGTGGCAAAAGTCAGCAGGCCCACGGCGCAAGGCACGGCCAGCAGCACGACCAGGCGCAAGCCCCAGTCCAGCATGTTCGAGTAACGCTGCGCATCGCCCGCCGCCTTGGCCGAGGCCAGTTGCGGTGTCAGCACCACACCCAGCGCCACGCCCAGCAGCGAGGTGGGAAACTCCATCAAACGGTCGGCATAGAACAGCCAAGTCACGCTGCCCGGCGCCATGTACGACGCGATCTGGGTGTTGATCATCAAGGAGATCTGCGCCACACCCACACCCAGCAGGGCTGGCCCCATCAGCGCCAGAATGCGGCGCACACCGGCTTCATTCCAGGCTTCCCGAATGGCAGATGGCGAAAAGCCAATGCGCGGCATCAAACTCATGGCGCGCAGTGCGGGAATCTGCACCCCCAGTTGCAGCACACCGCCCAGCATCACCCCGCCAGCCATGGCATAGATGGGCTCAAAGCCATGCTTTTGCAGCCAGGGCGCACCCAGCAGCGCCGCCACAATCATGCTCAGATTCAGCAGCACCGGCGTGGCCGCTGGCACGGCAAACTTCTTCCAAGTGTTGAGAATGCCCGCCGAAAGCGCCACCAGCGACATAAAGCCGATGTAGGGGAACATCCAGCGCGTCATCACCACGGCAGCGTGGTAGCCGTCCGGTGCCTGGCGCATGCCGCTGGCCAGCAGCCACACCAGCAAAGGCGCGCCGATCACGCCCAGCACGCACACCACAATCAGCGCCCAGAACAAAATGGTGGCCACATGGCTAATCAGCTTGTGCGTGGCCTCTTCCCCATGCTGGGTCTTGCTGGCAGCCAGCACCGGCACAAAGGCCTGGCTAAACGCCCCTTCGGCGAACAGGCGCCTGAAAAGATTGGGAATTCTGAAGGCGACATTGAAAGCATCCGTCAGGGCATTCGCCCCGAACATGGAAGCCATGAGCAGATCGCGCACCAGCCCCGAAATACGGGAGGCCAGCGTCAGAAGGGATACGGTGGAGGCGGCTTTGAACAGTGACACGCTGCGAAGTGTATGCGTTCACGCCCACGCCCGCTTGCCAAGATCGCACGCTTTGCACTCTGTAGCACTCGTCAATCAGGCATGCCCTAACACCAGGACAGCAAGCAAGCGCCGCCGCGCAGCGAGGCTGTCGTCCCCCTCCCCTAGCGCGCAGCGCGTAGAGAGAGGGGTGAAGCCGCGCAGCGGCACAGGGGGTGTGCTAGAATCCGTGGTTTTGCTGACATCATCCTCAGACACCTAAGGAAATAAATCATGGCAACTAAAGCCAAAAAGAACCCCCGCCTGGCTTCCGGCCGCAAGCGCGCCCGCCAGAACGTCAAGCTGAACGCTGCGAACACTTCGCTGCGTTCCAAGTACCGCACTGCTGTCAAGAATGTCGAGAAGGCTGTTGTGGCCGGCGACAAGACCAAGGCAGCTGAACTGTTTGCCAAGGCTCAGTCCGTGATCGACACGATCGCTGACAAGGGCATCTTCCACAAGAACAAGGCAGCTCGCGATAAGAGCCGCCTGTCCGCCAAGGTCAAGGCCCTGGCTCTGGCTGCTTAAACCCAGCCTCCCTCAAGCACGGATGACTTCGGTCATCTGCCGTTTGTAACGGGTGCGCTGTCAGCAAAAACATCAAAACCGCCTTCGGGCGGTTTTTTTGTGGGTGAATGAATCCCCCCTGAGGCGCTTTGCGCCTTCCCCCCAGGGGGACGACGCCTTCGCCGCGAGGCGGCTCTTGCTCGGCGTCTCTGGCTTGGGGCATGCCTTATCGGCGCGCAGCGGGCATAAAAAAACGCACCTTTGTGCGTTCATTCGTCTGGATTTGAGAAAAGAAAGCGCTCAGGCTTTCTTTTTGACTTCGTCGGGGATCAGGCAGGCTTCGGCCACTTGCAGGTCATTGTCCTTGGCGAAGTTCAGGCAGAAGTCCCAGGCCATGGGTTCGTAGTCGCGCAGGTCGCGGTTGATGACCACGCATTTGGTGCCATTCATCACTGTGGGCACGCACCAGGGAGAGTAGCTCAGGTGACTGCCTGCACAGGCTCCGCCTGGTCGAAACTGGCTCATGACTCCAGCCAGGCGCTCGGCCCAGTCGCTGGGTCGGAACGTTTTGCCGGCCTGAGTCATACCCAGAATGAACAGTTCTTTGCTGGAAGGGGTAACCATCAAATATTCGCCAAAAAAATCCGGGGCGACCGGGCGGGATCTCCACCAACATGCCCAATGAATCATTCTAGCTCTTATATAAGAGCTAGGGTTAGTCTGCAGATGTCAACCCCAGTATGACGTAGGTTCATTGCATGGCAGCGATGCGCAATCCGCAATGTTGGGGTTATCAGGGGCATCTAGAATCAAGCCTCGCATTTTTTCAAGGTGTCCTGTGCACCGCCAACCGTCCTGTTGAGGAGATTCCTGCAATGACCGTTTCCACCGAGGTTGTCCAGCCCCACGTGATGTCCACCTATGGCCGCGTCCCTATCGCTCTGGAGCGAGGTCAGGGCTGCCGCCTGTGGGATGTCAACGGCAAGGAATACCTCGATGCACTGGGCGGCATCGCGGTCAACACACTGGGTCACAACCACCCAAAGTTCGTGCCTGCGATTCAGGACCAGGTGGCCAAGCTGATCCACTGCTCCAACTACTACAACGTGCCCGGCCAGGAAGAGCTTGCCAAGCTGCTGACCGAGCGCGCCAAGATGGACAAGGCCTTTTTCTGCAGCACTGGCCTGGAAGCCAACGAAGCCGCCATCAAGCTGGCACGCAAGTTTGGCGTGGACAAGGGCATCGCCAACCCCGTGATCGTGGTCTATGACCATGCTTTCCACGGCCGTTCGCTGGGCACCATGAGCGCCACCGCCAACCCCAAGGTGCGCGAAGGCTTTGGCCCGCTGCTGGAAGGCTTTATCCGCATTCCCGCCAACGACATCGAAGCCCTGAAGAAAGCCACCGCAGGCAACCCCAACATCGTCGGCGTGATGATGGAGCCCATTCAGGGCGAAGGCGGCCTGCACCCCATGCGTGCCGAATACATGCAGCAAGTGCGCGCCCTGTGCGATGCCAATGACTGGCTGATGATTCTGGACGAAGTGCAATCCGGCATGGGCCGCACCGGCAAGTGGTTTGCCCACCAGTGGGCAGGCATCGTGCCTGATGTGATGTCTCTGGCCAAGGGCCTGGGCTCTGGCGTGCCTGTGGGCGCCATCGTGGCCAAGGGCAAGGCAGCCGAAGTGCTCAAGCCCGGCAACCACGGCACGACCTTCGGTGGCAACCCCCTGTCCATGCGCGCTGGTATCGAAACCATCCGCATCATGGAAGAAGATGGTCTGCTGGCACACACCACCAAGGTTGGTGCGCACCTGAAGGCCAAGCTGCAGCAAGAACTGGGCAGCCTGCCTGGCGTGGTGGACGTGCGCGGCGAGGGCCTGATTATCGGCATCGAGCTGAACAAGCCCTGCGGCGTGCTGCTGGGCCGTGGCGCCGAAGCGGGCCTGCTGTTCTCCGTCACCGCCGATACCGTGGTGCGCCTGGTGCCTCCGCTGATCATGACGGAAGCCGAAGCTGACGAAGTCGTGGCACGCCTGAAGCCACTGGTGCAGCAATTCCTTGCCGAATGAAAGTTTTGTCGATGACAGCCATCAAACACTATCTGCAGTTTTCCGATTTTTCGGCTGACGAATACGACTACCTGCTCTCGCGTGCCACCCTGATCAAGAAAAAGTTCAAGGGCTACGAAAAGCACCACACGCTGAGCGACCGCACCATGGCCATGATCTTCGAGAAGGCCAGCACCCGCACCCGTGTGAGCTTTGAAGCCGGCATGTACCAGCTGGGTGGTTCCGTGGTTCACCTGACCACGGGCGACAGCCAGCTGGGCCGCTCCGAGCCCATCGAGGACAGCGCCCGCGTCATCAGCCGCATGACCGATCTGGTCATGATTCGCACCTTTGGCCAGGACAAGATCGAGCGCTTTGCCGCCCACTCTCGCGTGCCCGTCATCAACGGCCTGACCAACGAGTTCCACCCCTGCCAGATCCTGGCCGACATCTTTACCTTCATCGAGCATCGCGGCTCGATCAAGGGCAAGGTGGTGGCCTGGGTGGGCGATGGCAACAACATGGCCAACACCTGGCTGCAGGCTGCTGACCTGCTGGGCTTTACCGTCCATGTCAGCACCCCCGGTGGCTACGAAGTGGACGAAAAGCTGGCCTTTGGCGGCAAGACGCCCCGCGAAGGCTGCTACAAAGTCTTCAAGGACCCGCTGGAAGCCTGCAAGGGCGCCGATCTGGTCACCACCGATGTGTGGACCAGCATGGGCTACGAAGCTGAAAACGCTGTGCGCATGAAGGCCTTTGCCGACTGGTGTGTGGACGAAGAAATGATGCAGGCTGCCAAGCCCGAAGCCGTCTTCATGCACTGCCTGCCCGCCCACCGTGGCGAGGAAGTGACTGCCGAAGTCATCGACGGCCCACAGTCCGTCGTCTGGGACGAGGCAGAAAACCGCATGCACGTGCAAAAGGCACTGATGGAATACCTGCTGCTGGGCCGCCAGCCAGGCTGATTCACTACGACCTGGCTCATCTGCATACCTCCACACCCATGCACCTGAGCCACATCACATCTCCAGACCGCCAGCGGGCTTTGCGCCAGCTGGCGGTTTTCTTTTGCCCGCTGCGCCCTGCCATGGGCGATGCACGCTACGGGCAATGTGGTGGCCAGCGCGCCCTGCGCCAGCCGCATATGGCACGCCACACACGCGTGCCTTCCTACTTCGGGCCGCGCAAG is from Comamonas fluminis and encodes:
- the murJ gene encoding murein biosynthesis integral membrane protein MurJ, producing the protein MSLFKAASTVSLLTLASRISGLVRDLLMASMFGANALTDAFNVAFRIPNLFRRLFAEGAFSQAFVPVLAASKTQHGEEATHKLISHVATILFWALIVVCVLGVIGAPLLVWLLASGMRQAPDGYHAAVVMTRWMFPYIGFMSLVALSAGILNTWKKFAVPAATPVLLNLSMIVAALLGAPWLQKHGFEPIYAMAGGVMLGGVLQLGVQIPALRAMSLMPRIGFSPSAIREAWNEAGVRRILALMGPALLGVGVAQISLMINTQIASYMAPGSVTWLFYADRLMEFPTSLLGVALGVVLTPQLASAKAAGDAQRYSNMLDWGLRLVVLLAVPCAVGLLTFATPLVATLFHRGALHDSDVGQISLALMGYGAGLLGLVAIKVLAPGYYASQDIRTPVKIAIVVLVITQLLNLVLVPWLKHTGLALSIGLAALVNATWLLTGLLRRGVYQPQPGWLKFIVQVLAASVLLAVLLLWGSQHFDWVGLRSQSLLRAGLLAAMMAGAAVLYFGVLRLSGLNLRQLLRR
- the pcnB gene encoding polynucleotide adenylyltransferase PcnB, with translation MIKNIIDKLLGKAPAAPRSRKPKFGKRDEVAVQVHGIDPNLVDRRAIDVVQTLKRSGFEAYIVGGAVRDLLLGLRPKDFDVATNATPEQVKNLFRRAFIIGKRFRIVHVVYGRGRENEVIEVSTFRAFLDNSAAEQVSGNERTSKAQLAGMKHAVDASGRVLRDNVWGPQDQDATRRDFTINAMYYDPETQIVVDYHGGIADAKKKVLRMIGDPATRYREDPVRIIRAVRFAAKLHEKGFKLEAKTAKPLVECEPLLHEVPQSRLFDEMLKLLQTGHAIASVKQLQELGLSRGIYPLLDVVMERADHPFVQAALMDTDRRVAEGKPVAPSFLLACVLWQDVKAGWEKRLGKGYHPFPALQESIDEVFDQRIGDVSGRGKLAADMREIWVMQPRFEKRTGATPYSMVAQPRFRAGFDFMRLRADIGEVEESMASWWQEFSQADDARRDDLIAQARDEQRARQRSQQQAAPKVHRVAKKKAEAEGDSSPLDQVAGEAEGGEAPKKRRRRRRKPAAGGAPAAGGNE
- the purM gene encoding phosphoribosylformylglycinamidine cyclo-ligase yields the protein MSSSASSSTPISYKDAGVDIDAGDALVERIKPLAKKTMREGVMAGIGGFGALFEVPKRYKEPVLVSGTDGVGTKLKLAFEWNMHDTVGIDLVAMSVNDVLVQGAEPLFFLDYFACGKLHVDTAAAVVGGIAKGCELSGCALIGGETAEMPGMYPDGEYDLAGFAVGAVEKSKILTGQNVKPGDVVLGLASHGVHSNGFSLVRKCIDRAEANGTIPATLDGKPFKAAIMEPTRLYVKNVLTALEKHPIKALAHITGGGLLENIPRVLPEGTAAHLKAGSWPQTELFAWLQKTAGIDDIEMNRTFNNGIGMVVVVAAEDAAATAATLAELGEKVYTIGAITEIGSGKPVEVR
- a CDS encoding AI-2E family transporter — protein: MTQHLPAPIAPQPPAPSSKVILASYLLMAAALLLVMHQGILPGLLCVCVGFLLTRALTRLLSRADKRPRPTAVLPRWAQVVATTIIILAPLALLSGALSHTRAYITEAPAQYKELLDYLSSTVLELRDKLPADMAAQLPEGSQEIQRLLSHYLATKAGILANAGRTWLTGLLYAYVGIIIGALAAVRPISLRRPPLVAALNQRILYFGEAFRQIVAAQFWIAAFNTALTAIFLLLVLPIWDLSLPYTPALITLTFFAGLIPIVGNLLCNTVLTIVGLSVSPVAAAACLAFLILIHKAEYVINAKVVGTRTHMGVWELLAVMFVAESVFGPAGLVAAPLFYAYLKKELEAVKLV
- a CDS encoding SirB1 family protein, which gives rise to MSWTIDEHPTALQYFASLVQSDENFALTEAAISIAQDAAPGLDLQAVMAELDRLQVRLKQRLSGETDPLRQLSALNKFFYGELGFAGNLNNYYDPGNSYIHHVLNTRRGIPISVALIWLELASSLGLAVEGISFPGHFMVKALLPQGQVVLDPLTGESHSANALAERLQPFLDQAGISADEAAPLGLYLQAASPRDIVERMLRNLQEIHQSQRDWDMLVAVINRLMLLQPAKSELLRERGLAYAQAGINDRALSDLERYALVAPDSEYGFLEKTMNNLRKVL
- the hda gene encoding DnaA regulatory inactivator Hda, producing the protein MKQLALDISMAPGPTLSRFFVGPNAALIDHLRHWVGDGQARQTRTPVPTYLWGEAGSGKTHLLKAVREALREQGAMVGWMDASTPFPPEFDERWVAVLMDDVDIYTPFQQARAFNWFVNATSPATGLPRWVLAAGQLPVADLKLREDLRTRLGWGHVFQLHLLDESARRAVLRQEADARGVFLSDEVMDYMLRRFSRDLGSLMQLLDMLDGFALRNKRAITIPLLKTMLETE
- the folK gene encoding 2-amino-4-hydroxy-6-hydroxymethyldihydropteridine diphosphokinase; protein product: MSNHAAALAANVVAIGLGANLGDARGTLAWAVQTIAALPGGQLLDVSSLYSTSPIDSSGPDYLNAVALVQTQQKPLEFLHALQAIELQAGRERPYRNAPRTLDLDIELWGGWQSDAAELTVPHPRMWERAFVLVPLAEIAPQCVGSTQLQQVQGQGIVQSEGPQWWRQPKTPA
- a CDS encoding HAD family hydrolase, producing the protein MSTSSESPNKPKLALFDLDHTLLPLDSDHGWGEFSIAIGWCDREAFGRQNDAFFADYQAGQLNIPDYVRFATAAVVERGEAESAAAHQRFMDEVIRPAMKPAAIELVQKHLDAGDTVVITSATNEFVTAPIARAFGVQHLLATELARDASGWFTGEIAGIPNMREGKVVRMTEWLNAQGLRWEDVEATFYSDSMNDVPLLEKVDHPVATNPDARLRALAEERGWRIVDLFSEAP